The stretch of DNA TTTTCGGGATAATGAACCATTCCTTGCCGTTGGAATCCTTTTCGATTTTGCCGCCGTAGCGCACAACCGCCTGTCGAGCCAGCTGTTCGCAGACGCGCACCAACGACCCGAAACTATAGTCGGTATAAGAAAATTTAGGTACCGTATCGAGGGCAGAAATATAGCGTTCCGGAAGGCGCGAAAAACCAAAGGTCGTAAACAACACGCCGGCGGCATTCGAGGGATTGCAGTCCGAATCCTGGCCGCAGCGCATGGAAATGACGATTGTGCTGTCCGGGTCGCCCTTGCCGTAAAGCAGGCCCATGACAATGTAAGCGCCGTTGATCTTGGCATCGATGTTGAATTTGTCGGCAGGGCCGGAACAGGAGAAGCGGCGATTGTCCGGATTGTCCTGATATTTGGCTTCGATCAAATTCCAGGTATGCTTCCAGTCGTTCGGGTTTTCCTTGTACCAGGTGAGCACGTCGGTGATCGTTTGATAGTAAAGGCTTCCCGAGGGAATGCATTCCAGACCCGCGCGCACGATCTTTTCCGGATCGCTTTCGAAAAACGCCGCCGCATACATGCCGGCAACGAATTGGCCGCCGTAGAGGCCGTCGCCGTAGTTCATGAGTCGGCCAAAGATCTCGCCCAAATCGACGGCCGCCTGAGGAAGGCCGGGAGCAATCAGGCCGCTATAGTCCGCCTCGATCTGATAGTCGATGTCGTCGGCGTGGGCGTTGAACTGCGGATGACCGGAAAACGGCGGCGCTATGCCGGCGCGCAGATTATCTCGTCCCGCCTTGTTGGCGTGCCAAAGC from candidate division KSB1 bacterium encodes:
- a CDS encoding ADP-ribosylglycohydrolase family protein, with product EYIDKMKAGWIGQMVGVGWGGPTEFQWQREIIPADKVPNWSPEMVNQYGQDDIYVEMTFLRTLELYGFDVDIRQAGIDFANSRYMLWHANKAGRDNLRAGIAPPFSGHPQFNAHADDIDYQIEADYSGLIAPGLPQAAVDLGEIFGRLMNYGDGLYGGQFVAGMYAAAFFESDPEKIVRAGLECIPSGSLYYQTITDVLTWYKENPNDWKHTWNLIEAKYQDNPDNRRFSCSGPADKFNIDAKINGAYIVMGLLYGKGDPDSTIVISMRCGQDSDCNPSNAAGVLFTTFGFSRLPERYISALDTVPKFSYTDYSFGSLVRVCEQLARQAVVRYGGKIEKDSNGKEWFIIPKKPVKPSPLEQCWSPAAVSGEVKFTTEEMAKIHFRPRRKEDYIRVWQVSGPFMKSGMDATALFDVAFSPETGAGSWKSLPEGSFDPTEIDLAKLFGKTQCVVYLRTAINAPEDRDAVLELGSDDGIKVWLNGQLVHAANVQRGHTAGEDKVPVRLKKGKSPRALGAGPYRQLLPISREM